The Shewanella sp. NFH-SH190041 genome has a window encoding:
- the hydA gene encoding dihydropyrimidinase has translation MDMIIKNGTLVDDKSQYLSDILIREGRIEQIAPAISASDWPTAQVVDAAGLLVMPGGIDVHTHFNINVGIAQSVDDFFTGTRSAACGGTTCVVDHMGFGPRGCNLHHQLGVYKAHARDRAVIDYSFHGVVQHINDDILAEMQAMVREEGISSFKLYLTYGYKLDDDAVFKAVSRLAEVGALTTVHPENDAAIVNIRHTLEAEGKITPRYLGVSRPLECEAEAIARMINLAKLAGNAPLYIVHLSNGLGLDYIRLARRAGQPVWAETCPQYLLLDDSCYEQEDALKYTLSPPLRPRAEQGKLWQGLMDGSIDTLATDHCAFTYGEQKQAGRDDFKACPNGLPGVETRMPLMFSEGVAKGRISASRFVELTSTLPAKLFGLYPQKGCLAVGADADLVLFDPSCERAVHHSELNDNTDYSPFENIPVTGWPVMTICRGRIVAEQGQFTGEAGYGRFIYRQPFKAPAQPALS, from the coding sequence ATGGATATGATTATTAAAAATGGCACGCTGGTGGATGATAAAAGCCAGTATCTGAGCGATATCCTGATCCGGGAGGGCCGCATTGAGCAAATTGCCCCAGCCATCAGTGCCAGTGACTGGCCTACTGCACAAGTGGTTGATGCCGCCGGATTACTGGTGATGCCAGGTGGCATTGATGTCCATACCCATTTCAATATTAATGTGGGCATCGCCCAGAGTGTGGATGACTTTTTTACCGGCACCCGCAGTGCTGCCTGTGGTGGCACCACCTGTGTGGTTGATCATATGGGGTTTGGCCCCCGAGGCTGCAATTTGCATCACCAGCTAGGGGTATATAAAGCCCATGCCCGGGACCGGGCGGTGATTGATTACAGTTTCCACGGCGTGGTACAGCATATTAATGATGACATTTTGGCTGAGATGCAAGCCATGGTTCGCGAAGAGGGGATCAGCTCGTTTAAGTTGTATCTCACCTATGGCTACAAGCTCGATGATGACGCGGTATTTAAAGCTGTTTCCCGCCTAGCGGAAGTGGGGGCTCTGACCACAGTGCATCCGGAAAATGATGCGGCGATTGTGAATATCCGCCACACCTTGGAGGCAGAAGGTAAAATCACGCCCCGTTATCTTGGTGTCAGTCGGCCACTGGAATGTGAAGCTGAAGCCATTGCCCGCATGATCAATCTGGCCAAACTGGCCGGCAATGCACCCTTATACATTGTGCACTTATCCAATGGGTTAGGGCTGGATTATATCCGCTTAGCCCGCCGCGCCGGTCAGCCTGTATGGGCTGAAACTTGTCCCCAGTACCTGCTATTAGATGACAGCTGTTATGAGCAGGAAGATGCGCTGAAATACACCCTAAGCCCGCCACTGCGGCCCAGAGCAGAGCAGGGCAAATTATGGCAGGGGCTGATGGATGGCAGTATCGATACCCTAGCCACCGATCACTGTGCTTTTACCTATGGTGAGCAGAAACAGGCCGGGCGGGATGATTTTAAAGCCTGCCCCAATGGCTTGCCCGGGGTGGAAACCCGCATGCCACTGATGTTTTCCGAAGGGGTGGCCAAAGGCCGTATCAGTGCCAGCCGCTTTGTGGAGCTCACCAGTACCCTGCCAGCGAAGTTATTTGGCCTGTACCCACAAAAGGGCTGCTTAGCGGTTGGAGCCGATGCTGACTTGGTGCTGTTTGACCCCAGTTGTGAGCGCGCTGTGCACCACAGTGAACTGAATGACAATACCGATTATTCCCCGTTTGAAAATATCCCGGTAACCGGCTGGCCAGTGATGACCATTTGCCGGGGCCGGATAGTGGCTGAGCAGGGACAATTTACCGGCGAAGCGGGTTATGGCCGCTTTATTTACCGCCAGCCATTTAAAGCACCGGCACAGCCTGCTTTGAGCTAA
- a CDS encoding sigma 54-interacting transcriptional regulator, with protein sequence MLASVLKLDAEVVDENLVRVAGTGRYSRCLGEKPHTGSGIFQHILETHQEKVVDSAAQDPVCADCPNKSDCQETAFLGVPIMVAERCIGVISIVAFDEASRTRIKENVALFSDYIRHISQIFVAKIADSRHAKSPVDTVLVNLIENMDQGVLVLDKQNRVKFGNKPALKHLEITEDELEHSQVDIRPIYLDNNLKGYQQHIIAFGKEEKLLVGQFHEANNNQLFLMAFHQNKSTTTISGHLQSRVDKVIGESEKMRQLKVLLSRISKSPSSVLISGESGTGKDVIAHAIHDLSDRAEHPFIAINCAAIPEQLLESELFGYEKGAFTGASAKGNKGLIQAANKGTLFLDEIGDMPLKLQAKLLRVLEERRVMSIGSNKSTYVDIRVISATNKNFPELIASNEFREDLYYRLNVIPIHLPALKDRHGDVELFIQHFLELHTRRIGVPYPGMTETVMSRLKAYHWPGNIRELSNLIEYLVNIVPEGDMIDEDLLPPYFTKVEVQTKAETPSVLDTGNMSLEEMERLKIEECLGRLKNRNLVAQELGIGIATLYRKIKKYQL encoded by the coding sequence ATGTTGGCATCTGTGCTCAAGTTAGATGCCGAAGTTGTCGATGAAAATCTGGTCCGGGTCGCAGGCACCGGGCGTTACAGCCGCTGTTTAGGGGAAAAGCCCCATACGGGCTCAGGAATTTTTCAGCATATTCTGGAAACCCATCAGGAAAAAGTGGTTGATTCAGCGGCGCAGGACCCCGTCTGTGCTGATTGCCCCAATAAATCGGATTGTCAGGAAACCGCCTTTCTCGGTGTGCCCATTATGGTGGCTGAGCGCTGTATCGGTGTGATCAGCATAGTGGCGTTTGATGAAGCCTCTCGTACTCGAATCAAAGAAAATGTCGCACTCTTTTCTGATTATATTCGCCATATCTCACAAATCTTCGTAGCCAAAATTGCCGACAGTCGCCACGCAAAATCCCCGGTGGATACGGTTCTGGTCAATCTGATTGAAAATATGGATCAGGGCGTATTGGTGCTGGATAAACAAAACCGGGTGAAATTTGGTAATAAACCGGCGCTGAAACATCTGGAAATTACCGAAGATGAATTGGAGCATAGCCAAGTTGATATCCGCCCAATATATTTGGATAACAACTTAAAAGGGTATCAGCAGCATATTATTGCCTTTGGCAAAGAGGAAAAACTGCTGGTAGGGCAGTTCCATGAGGCTAATAATAACCAGCTATTTTTAATGGCCTTTCATCAAAATAAAAGCACCACAACCATCAGTGGTCATCTGCAAAGCCGGGTGGATAAGGTCATTGGTGAATCAGAGAAAATGCGCCAATTGAAGGTGCTGTTGTCACGCATTTCAAAAAGTCCTTCCAGTGTGTTGATAAGTGGCGAGAGTGGTACGGGTAAAGATGTGATTGCCCATGCCATTCATGATCTCAGTGACAGAGCTGAGCATCCTTTTATTGCCATTAACTGCGCCGCTATTCCGGAGCAATTGCTGGAAAGTGAGCTGTTTGGTTATGAAAAGGGTGCATTTACCGGCGCCTCAGCGAAGGGGAATAAGGGTCTGATCCAAGCAGCGAATAAAGGCACGCTGTTTTTGGATGAAATCGGGGATATGCCGCTTAAGCTGCAAGCAAAATTACTGCGCGTGCTTGAAGAGCGTCGGGTAATGTCCATTGGCTCCAATAAAAGTACCTATGTGGATATTCGGGTTATTTCCGCCACCAATAAAAACTTCCCCGAACTTATCGCTAGTAATGAATTTCGCGAAGATTTGTATTATCGCCTGAATGTTATTCCAATTCACCTTCCGGCACTAAAAGACCGTCATGGGGATGTGGAATTATTTATTCAGCATTTTTTAGAGCTGCATACACGGCGTATTGGCGTGCCGTATCCCGGCATGACAGAGACAGTGATGTCCAGATTAAAAGCCTACCATTGGCCGGGAAATATTCGAGAACTGTCCAACCTGATTGAGTATCTGGTCAATATCGTGCCAGAAGGGGACATGATTGATGAAGATTTACTCCCGCCTTATTTCACTAAGGTGGAGGTGCAAACTAAAGCTGAGACGCCGTCAGTTCTGGATACCGGTAATATGAGCCTGGAAGAAATGGAGCGGTTGAAAATTGAAGAATGTCTGGGGCGGCTGAAAAATCGTAATCTTGTGGCGCAGGAGTTGGGTATTGGTATTGCTACCCTGTACCGTAAAATTAAAAAGTATCAGCTTTAA
- the dpaL gene encoding diaminopropionate ammonia-lyase translates to MSTFSLKMEIADNRHYNGQPSSLFTVAEAHKAHAFHSKIAGYQPTPLQSLDCLAAEIGIGKILVKDESFRFDLNAFKMLGGAYAIARLLCEEYGLDINSFNFDTLKNDIKEKMTFATATDGNHGRGVAWAAHQLGQNAVVYMPKGAAAERVENIRALGAECIVTDLNYDDAVRLAIKNAEENGWKVVQDTAWEGYEQIPTWIMQGYATMGVEAVEQMKQLGIDKPTHIFLQAGVGAMAGGMLGYFVDLYGADNIHTAIVEPELADCIYRSGIDAKGEMVNVDGDMATIMVGLACGEPNPIGWPLLRDCTTQFISCQDSVAALGMRVLGNPLGTDPRVISGESGAVGTGLLAAVHFHPEKAALMQQLKLDKDSVVLVISTEGDTDVKHYREVVWEGKHPTTA, encoded by the coding sequence GTGTCTACATTCTCTCTTAAAATGGAGATAGCCGATAACCGCCACTATAACGGTCAGCCATCTTCACTCTTTACAGTTGCAGAGGCCCATAAAGCCCATGCGTTTCATTCCAAAATTGCCGGTTATCAACCTACTCCGCTGCAGTCACTGGACTGCCTAGCAGCAGAAATCGGCATAGGTAAAATCCTGGTCAAGGATGAATCTTTCCGCTTCGACCTCAATGCCTTCAAGATGTTGGGCGGCGCATACGCCATCGCTCGCTTGTTGTGTGAAGAATATGGGCTGGATATCAACAGCTTCAACTTCGACACATTGAAAAATGACATCAAAGAAAAAATGACTTTCGCCACCGCTACGGACGGCAACCACGGCCGCGGGGTGGCCTGGGCGGCCCACCAGCTGGGGCAAAACGCTGTGGTGTATATGCCTAAGGGCGCCGCGGCTGAACGGGTAGAGAATATCCGTGCGCTGGGCGCTGAATGTATCGTCACTGATCTGAACTATGACGATGCGGTACGTCTGGCGATTAAAAACGCAGAAGAAAACGGCTGGAAAGTGGTGCAGGACACTGCTTGGGAAGGCTATGAACAGATCCCCACCTGGATTATGCAAGGTTACGCCACCATGGGTGTGGAAGCGGTTGAGCAGATGAAACAGCTTGGCATCGACAAGCCGACTCATATCTTCCTGCAAGCCGGTGTGGGGGCCATGGCGGGCGGCATGCTGGGCTACTTTGTTGACCTGTATGGGGCCGACAATATTCATACCGCCATTGTTGAGCCAGAACTGGCTGACTGTATTTATCGCTCTGGTATCGATGCCAAGGGCGAGATGGTCAATGTCGACGGCGATATGGCCACCATCATGGTGGGGCTGGCCTGCGGTGAACCAAACCCTATCGGTTGGCCGCTGCTGCGTGATTGCACCACCCAGTTTATTTCTTGCCAAGACAGCGTCGCTGCGCTGGGTATGCGGGTGCTGGGTAATCCATTAGGCACAGATCCTCGGGTGATTTCCGGTGAGTCAGGTGCTGTGGGCACAGGATTGCTGGCTGCCGTGCATTTCCACCCTGAAAAAGCGGCATTGATGCAGCAACTCAAACTGGATAAAGACTCAGTCGTGCTGGTGATCAGCACTGAAGGGGATACAGACGTCAAGCATTACCGTGAAGTGGTCTGGGAAGGCAAACACCCCACCACAGCGTAA
- the ygeW gene encoding knotted carbamoyltransferase YgeW: MKSINTLIEEINALESKLHDKDFLLTWEQTPEELERVLKTAAALKSMRNENIATNVFNNGLGISLFRDNSTRTRFSYASAINMLGLAQQDLDEGKSQIAHGETVRETANMISFCADAIGIRDDMYLGAGNAYMREVGEALDEGVKEGVLPHRPALINLQCDIDHPTQSMADLAWLEEHFGGLENLKGKKIAMTWAYSPSYGKPLSVPQGIIGLMTRFGMDVTLAHPEGYDLIPEVVETAKANAEASGGSFTQVASMAEAFKDADIVYPKSWAPYQVMGKRTELLRANDHEGLKALEQACLAQNANHKDWHCTEEMMKLTKGGEALYMHCLPADITGVSCKEGEVEDSVFEKYRIATYKEASWKPYIIAAMILNRKYQNPGEVLQQLLDEGAKRVK, encoded by the coding sequence ATGAAAAGCATCAATACACTTATCGAGGAAATCAATGCATTAGAATCAAAGTTGCATGATAAAGACTTTCTGTTGACCTGGGAACAGACACCGGAAGAGTTGGAGCGGGTACTGAAAACCGCCGCTGCCCTCAAGTCCATGCGCAATGAAAATATCGCCACCAACGTATTCAATAATGGTCTGGGTATCTCCCTGTTCCGTGACAATTCTACCCGTACCCGTTTCTCTTATGCTTCTGCTATCAACATGTTAGGTCTGGCACAACAGGATCTGGACGAAGGCAAATCGCAAATCGCCCACGGTGAAACCGTGCGTGAAACCGCTAACATGATCTCCTTCTGCGCCGATGCTATCGGTATCCGTGACGATATGTACCTAGGTGCGGGTAACGCTTACATGCGTGAAGTGGGTGAAGCGCTGGATGAAGGCGTAAAAGAAGGCGTACTGCCACACCGCCCAGCACTGATCAACCTGCAATGTGATATCGATCACCCAACTCAGTCTATGGCTGATCTGGCTTGGTTGGAAGAGCACTTCGGTGGCTTGGAAAACCTCAAAGGTAAAAAGATTGCGATGACTTGGGCTTATTCCCCTAGCTATGGTAAGCCACTGTCTGTGCCTCAGGGCATTATCGGTCTGATGACCCGCTTTGGTATGGATGTCACCCTGGCTCACCCTGAAGGGTATGACCTGATCCCTGAAGTGGTTGAAACCGCAAAAGCGAATGCCGAGGCCTCTGGCGGTAGCTTCACTCAAGTAGCCAGCATGGCTGAAGCCTTTAAAGATGCAGACATTGTTTATCCAAAGTCTTGGGCACCTTATCAGGTTATGGGCAAGCGTACTGAGCTGCTGCGCGCCAATGACCACGAAGGGCTGAAAGCGTTGGAGCAAGCTTGCCTGGCACAAAACGCAAACCACAAAGATTGGCACTGTACTGAAGAGATGATGAAGCTGACCAAAGGCGGCGAAGCGCTGTATATGCACTGCCTGCCAGCCGATATCACCGGCGTGTCTTGTAAGGAAGGGGAAGTGGAAGACTCAGTATTTGAGAAATACCGCATCGCCACTTACAAAGAAGCCAGCTGGAAGCCATACATCATTGCCGCGATGATCCTGAACCGTAAGTATCAAAACCCAGGTGAAGTCCTGCAGCAACTGCTGGATGAAGGCGCCAAGCGGGTGAAATAA
- a CDS encoding NAD(P)-binding protein: MPAGDPGSRPCPGLSTDRKIKMTTPFADMTLPPDLKAKKGSGPVRSKVPVYCNSLPPCNHACPTGSNIQEWLSLAQSGEFEPAFQALIKNNPMPAIHGRVCYHPCESACNRANVDESVSIHAVERFLGDEALAQNWQVRFNAEPSGKRVLIVGAGPSGLATAYHLKLKGHEVEIREAAPMAGGMMHFGIPAYRLPREILDKEIQRIENMGIKIVLNHKVDDLLAEKVKGRFDAVFLAIGAHVGRGVDIPNDNPEKVCDAVTYLRDVELGTAPALGKRVAVYGGGNTAMDAARTARRFGSEVMVIYRRDRDHMPAHDFECVEAMEEGVTFHWLRTIQSIDGTSFTLEKMAIDDNGRPQPTGQTETLEADSLILALGQNIDTKLTRGIPGVEHKADGTVIVSEQMMTGYRGLFAGGDMVPSDRTVTIAVGHGKKAAAHIDAFLKGRKFTKISKKPLIQYDKLHLWYKTDADQSAQPAIPVERRARTFDEVVGGLTAQQAQYEAQRCYSCGNCFECNGCYGACPQGAITRLGPGKGYRVDYEKCTGCEACASQCPCHALEMISLENNDVVKSLAADEPAHQE, from the coding sequence ATCCCGGCCGGGGACCCAGGGTCAAGGCCCTGTCCCGGCCTGTCAACGGACAGGAAAATCAAAATGACAACACCTTTTGCTGATATGACCTTGCCACCCGATCTCAAAGCCAAAAAAGGCTCAGGCCCGGTGCGCAGCAAAGTTCCCGTATACTGTAATTCCCTGCCTCCCTGTAACCATGCTTGCCCTACTGGCAGTAATATTCAGGAATGGCTTTCCCTCGCCCAGTCCGGTGAATTTGAACCGGCTTTTCAGGCGCTGATTAAAAATAACCCTATGCCCGCCATCCATGGTCGGGTCTGTTACCACCCTTGTGAATCTGCCTGTAACCGTGCCAATGTGGATGAGTCGGTCAGTATCCATGCGGTAGAGCGATTCTTAGGGGATGAAGCCCTGGCGCAAAACTGGCAAGTTCGCTTCAATGCCGAGCCAAGTGGTAAGCGGGTACTGATTGTTGGCGCAGGCCCTTCCGGGTTAGCCACCGCCTATCATCTAAAACTTAAAGGCCATGAGGTGGAAATTCGCGAAGCGGCGCCCATGGCCGGCGGGATGATGCACTTTGGTATTCCGGCATATCGTTTGCCGCGGGAAATTCTCGATAAAGAAATTCAGCGTATTGAGAATATGGGCATCAAGATTGTGCTGAACCACAAAGTTGATGATTTGCTGGCAGAGAAAGTCAAAGGCCGCTTTGATGCGGTATTCCTTGCCATTGGCGCCCATGTTGGCCGTGGGGTCGATATTCCTAACGATAACCCGGAAAAAGTCTGTGATGCCGTGACTTATTTACGCGATGTCGAGCTGGGGACGGCCCCGGCACTGGGCAAGCGAGTTGCCGTGTATGGCGGTGGTAATACCGCAATGGATGCTGCCCGCACCGCACGGCGCTTTGGCAGTGAGGTGATGGTGATCTATCGCCGTGACCGTGACCATATGCCTGCCCATGATTTTGAGTGTGTAGAAGCCATGGAGGAGGGGGTGACGTTCCATTGGTTGCGCACCATCCAAAGCATTGATGGTACTAGCTTCACCTTAGAAAAAATGGCGATTGATGACAATGGCCGGCCACAGCCCACCGGGCAGACTGAAACGCTGGAAGCCGATTCATTAATTTTGGCACTGGGGCAGAATATTGATACCAAGCTGACCCGCGGTATTCCGGGTGTTGAACATAAAGCTGACGGCACTGTTATCGTCAGTGAGCAGATGATGACGGGCTACCGCGGTCTGTTCGCGGGTGGCGATATGGTGCCCAGTGACCGTACTGTGACCATTGCCGTGGGCCATGGTAAGAAAGCTGCGGCCCACATTGATGCCTTCCTGAAAGGGCGCAAATTTACCAAGATCAGCAAAAAGCCGCTGATCCAATACGATAAATTGCACCTGTGGTACAAAACCGATGCGGATCAAAGTGCGCAACCAGCCATTCCAGTGGAGCGCCGGGCGCGGACATTTGATGAAGTGGTCGGTGGCCTGACGGCTCAGCAGGCGCAGTATGAAGCCCAGCGCTGTTATTCCTGCGGCAACTGTTTTGAGTGTAATGGCTGTTATGGCGCTTGCCCTCAAGGTGCGATTACCCGCCTTGGTCCGGGTAAAGGTTACCGGGTGGATTATGAAAAATGCACCGGTTGTGAAGCTTGCGCGTCTCAATGTCCTTGCCATGCGCTGGAGATGATTTCGCTGGAAAATAACGACGTAGTTAAGTCGCTGGCGGCCGATGAGCCGGCTCATCAGGAGTAA
- a CDS encoding MFS transporter — MNKLDETYRRLRWQIIITTFLTYTVMYISRKAYAAAAPLLMEDLGMTAVQFGTASSIYYILYGLSKFSSGLLADRINPRLFLVPVLFLIAVINVGIGMADSVNMLLGLYCLTAIAQGCGFPPIAKAISEWYSKSERGGWYSLWNTSHNVGGALAPLIASAVIATTHNWRYAFYVPAAITAIQALIAAVYMRGKPEKYGLPNVGEWKKDKQQLDINKRSASGLTLWQMFRSYILNNPIIWLAISGDLCIYIIRTVTNDWVSVYFFKELHWDLIQSNSLVAWFEAGGIIGGLTSGIISDKLFNADRWKTIFIYCFVLIAGMAGVAMTVHISYLLVALCFFIIGAGIYAPQMLFALGIIEASHADGAGAATGLKGGITYLGAALAGAPIALVQKAYSWSGVFTLLGSIAIILLLLTMLIIKVDSRKRKI, encoded by the coding sequence ATGAATAAGCTTGATGAAACCTATCGCCGTCTACGCTGGCAGATCATTATCACCACCTTTCTCACTTACACAGTGATGTACATATCTCGCAAAGCCTATGCAGCCGCAGCACCACTGTTAATGGAAGATTTAGGGATGACCGCAGTGCAATTCGGCACCGCATCTTCTATCTATTATATTCTCTATGGCCTATCAAAATTTAGCTCTGGATTGCTGGCCGATAGGATCAACCCAAGACTATTTCTTGTACCGGTACTATTTTTAATTGCAGTGATCAACGTTGGCATTGGTATGGCTGACAGTGTCAATATGCTGCTAGGACTATATTGTTTAACTGCAATAGCTCAGGGCTGTGGCTTCCCCCCTATTGCAAAGGCTATCAGTGAATGGTATTCCAAATCCGAACGGGGGGGCTGGTATTCCCTATGGAACACATCTCACAATGTCGGGGGCGCACTGGCTCCTTTGATCGCATCAGCAGTTATCGCGACCACTCACAACTGGCGTTACGCATTTTATGTACCAGCCGCCATTACGGCTATTCAAGCTCTGATTGCTGCCGTATATATGCGAGGTAAGCCTGAAAAATATGGCCTACCAAATGTCGGTGAATGGAAAAAAGACAAGCAACAACTGGATATCAACAAACGTTCGGCCTCAGGGTTAACGCTATGGCAAATGTTTCGCAGTTATATCTTAAATAATCCGATTATCTGGTTAGCTATCAGCGGTGATCTCTGTATTTATATTATCCGAACTGTAACCAACGACTGGGTTAGTGTGTATTTTTTCAAAGAGCTACACTGGGATCTAATACAGTCTAACTCTCTCGTTGCTTGGTTTGAGGCCGGGGGGATTATCGGTGGGCTGACTTCTGGCATTATTTCAGACAAACTATTCAATGCCGACCGTTGGAAAACCATTTTTATTTATTGCTTTGTCCTAATTGCGGGTATGGCTGGCGTGGCTATGACTGTACACATTAGCTATCTCTTAGTTGCATTGTGCTTCTTTATTATTGGAGCTGGGATCTATGCGCCACAAATGCTGTTCGCACTCGGGATTATTGAAGCATCTCATGCTGATGGTGCAGGTGCAGCAACTGGGCTGAAAGGTGGGATAACCTATCTTGGGGCTGCACTGGCAGGCGCCCCTATAGCACTAGTACAAAAAGCCTACTCTTGGAGTGGTGTATTTACTTTACTAGGTTCCATCGCCATTATTCTGCTACTGCTAACGATGTTAATTATCAAAGTAGACAGCAGAAAACGTAAGATTTAG
- a CDS encoding YgeY family selenium metabolism-linked hydrolase — MKVPFTDVLAKAQEYKADMTKFLRDMIAIPSESCDEEKVVLRIKEEMEKVGFDKVEIDPMGNVLGWIGHGPHLIAMDAHIDTVGVGNMDNWTFDPYEGMEDDEVIGGRGASDQEGGMASMVYAGKIIKDLGLEGEFTLLVTGTVQEEDCDGLCWQYIIEESKIRPEFVVSTEPTDCQIYRGQRGRMEIRVDMAGVSCHGSAPERGDNAIFKMGRVLGQLEELSHNLGDDEFLGKGTLTVSEIFFTSPSRCAVADSCAISIDRRLTWGETWEGALEEIRALPAVQETGAVVSMYEYSRPAYTGLVYPTECYFPTWKIDSEHVATKTLEASYELLFDKKPTVDKWTFSTNGVSIMGRYGIPVIGFGPGKEPEAHAPNEKTWKDHLVTCAAMYAVIPQVYLQKLEK, encoded by the coding sequence ATGAAGGTTCCATTTACTGATGTGTTGGCAAAAGCCCAGGAATACAAAGCAGATATGACAAAGTTCCTGCGCGATATGATCGCCATCCCCAGCGAAAGCTGTGACGAAGAAAAAGTGGTATTGCGTATCAAGGAAGAGATGGAAAAAGTCGGTTTTGACAAAGTTGAAATCGACCCTATGGGTAACGTACTGGGTTGGATTGGCCATGGCCCGCACCTGATTGCGATGGATGCTCACATTGATACCGTGGGCGTGGGTAACATGGATAACTGGACCTTCGATCCCTATGAAGGCATGGAAGATGATGAAGTGATTGGTGGCCGCGGCGCATCTGATCAGGAAGGCGGCATGGCATCTATGGTGTATGCCGGCAAAATCATCAAAGACCTGGGCCTGGAAGGCGAGTTTACCCTGCTGGTGACCGGTACTGTGCAAGAAGAAGACTGTGACGGTCTGTGCTGGCAGTACATTATTGAAGAAAGCAAAATCCGCCCTGAGTTTGTAGTTTCTACTGAGCCAACTGATTGTCAAATCTATCGTGGCCAGCGTGGCCGCATGGAAATCCGTGTTGATATGGCCGGTGTTAGCTGCCACGGCTCAGCCCCTGAGCGCGGTGATAACGCCATTTTCAAAATGGGTCGCGTACTGGGCCAACTGGAAGAACTGTCTCACAACTTGGGTGATGATGAGTTCCTCGGCAAAGGCACTTTGACTGTGTCAGAAATTTTCTTCACCTCGCCAAGCCGCTGCGCAGTTGCCGACAGCTGCGCCATCTCTATCGACCGCCGTTTGACTTGGGGCGAAACATGGGAAGGGGCCCTGGAAGAAATCCGCGCCCTGCCAGCAGTGCAGGAAACCGGCGCTGTGGTCTCCATGTATGAATACAGCCGTCCAGCTTACACCGGACTGGTTTACCCCACTGAATGTTACTTCCCAACCTGGAAGATTGACTCTGAGCACGTTGCCACCAAGACACTGGAAGCCTCTTACGAATTACTGTTCGACAAGAAGCCAACCGTGGACAAGTGGACCTTCTCAACCAATGGCGTTTCCATTATGGGCCGCTACGGTATCCCTGTGATTGGTTTTGGCCCAGGTAAAGAGCCTGAAGCCCACGCGCCTAATGAGAAGACGTGGAAAGATCATCTGGTGACCTGTGCCGCTATGTACGCAGTTATCCCACAGGTTTACCTGCAAAAACTGGAGAAGTAA
- a CDS encoding carbamate kinase — MKPTAVIALGGNALLRRGDALTFANQLANIKIAAKAIAEIAKEYRVAIVHGNGPQVGLLALQNLAYKQVSPYPLDVLGAESEGMIGYMLAQELQNLMPETQVSSLLTRIEVDPHDPSMQDPTKFVGPVYDREEATILAEAHNWTMKPDGEYLRRVVPSPRPMNILDKTSIDTLLEAGHIVICCGGGGIPVCHTQMGYQGVEGVIDKDLSAALLAKQLQADKLLILTDADAVYLDWGTEKQRAIHQTTPAELSQYNFPAGSMGPKVEAVIDFAKFGGQAYIGALEQGLDVLGGQAGTCVVNVQ, encoded by the coding sequence ATGAAACCGACTGCTGTAATCGCCCTAGGTGGCAACGCGCTACTGCGTCGTGGGGACGCACTGACGTTTGCTAATCAGCTGGCCAATATCAAAATTGCCGCTAAAGCCATTGCGGAAATTGCCAAAGAATACCGAGTTGCCATTGTGCATGGAAACGGCCCTCAGGTTGGCTTGCTGGCACTGCAGAATCTGGCCTACAAACAGGTATCTCCTTATCCGTTAGATGTACTGGGCGCTGAAAGTGAAGGCATGATTGGTTACATGCTGGCCCAGGAACTGCAAAATCTGATGCCCGAGACCCAGGTCAGCAGTCTGTTGACCCGTATTGAGGTCGATCCCCATGATCCATCAATGCAGGACCCCACCAAGTTTGTTGGCCCTGTTTATGACCGTGAAGAAGCAACCATTCTGGCCGAGGCCCATAACTGGACCATGAAGCCCGACGGCGAGTACCTGCGCCGGGTGGTGCCATCACCACGCCCGATGAATATTCTGGATAAAACTTCTATCGATACCCTGCTGGAAGCTGGCCACATTGTTATCTGCTGTGGTGGCGGTGGGATCCCTGTCTGTCATACCCAGATGGGATATCAGGGGGTAGAAGGGGTGATTGATAAGGATTTATCAGCCGCCTTGCTGGCTAAACAATTACAAGCTGACAAGCTGTTGATCCTCACCGATGCAGATGCCGTTTATCTGGACTGGGGCACAGAAAAGCAGCGTGCCATTCATCAGACTACACCAGCAGAGCTGAGTCAGTACAACTTCCCAGCCGGTTCTATGGGACCCAAAGTTGAGGCTGTGATTGACTTTGCGAAATTCGGCGGCCAAGCCTACATCGGCGCACTGGAGCAGGGACTGGATGTCCTTGGCGGCCAGGCCGGTACCTGTGTGGTGAATGTGCAGTAA